A single region of the Grus americana isolate bGruAme1 chromosome 3, bGruAme1.mat, whole genome shotgun sequence genome encodes:
- the BCL2L11 gene encoding bcl-2-like protein 11, translated as MAKQPPEVKAQRDGEGGRLPPAEGPGPAAQLRPGAPAALPGSSATATAGPPPRGPPASPGPFATRSPLFIFVRRSPLLSRSSSGYFSFDAERSPAPLSCDKATQTPSPPCQALSHCRSAMASRWQSHSLADIQPEIWIAQELRRIGDEFNASYCPRRGFLDNQAGNPQIFILRLLRYIIRLIWRMH; from the exons ATGGCCAAGCAGCCCCCGGAGGTGAAGGCGCAACGCGACGGCGAGGGCGGGCGGCTGCCGCCGGCGgaggggccgggcccggccgcgcAGCTGCGTCCCGGCGCTCCCGCCGCCCTGCCCGGCTCCTCCGCCACCGCCACGGCGGGGCCTCCGCCGCGGGGCCCGCCCGCCAGCCCCGGGCCCTTCGCCACCCGTTCGCCCCTCTTCATCTTCGTGCGGAGGTCGCCGCTGCTGTCGCGCTCCTCCAGCGGGTACTTCTCCTTCGACGCCGAGCGCAGCCCCGCGCCCCTCAGCTGCGACAAGGCCACGCAGACCCCCAGCCCGCCCTGCCAGGCCCTCAGCCACTGCCGCAGCGCCATGG CTTCCCGGTGGCAGTCTCACTCGCTAGCAGACATACAGCCCGAAATCTGGATTGCACAGGAGCTGCGGCGCATCGGAGACGAGTTCAATGCCTCCTATTGTCCAAGAAGG GGTTTCTTGGATAACCAGGCGGGAAACCCCCAGATCTTCATTTTACGCCTCCTGCGTTACATCATCCGCCTCATCTGGAGGATGCACTGA